TCGGCCAAAGCCGCAAGACCGAAATTGAGCGCGTTTGATTTAAGCGTATGGGCCTCACGCCGCAGGTCGGCCATTTTGTTTGCGACAAGCGCCGCGCGCGCCCGTGCAATATGACCGGGTCCATCCTTAGCGAATTGATCCACGAGCCTGGGAATCAATGCGAGGGCTTGGTCGCCCAGGCTTGATTTCAGGCGGCCAAATTCCCCCGGGTCAAAAACAGGAACAGCACTGCACCTTTCCTTCTCGGGCTGGTTTCCGGCAGGATGATTTATCGCTTTCGGCTTAACCTTTTTCAGCGCGGTAACCAGCTCGTTGGGCCGGACCGGCTTGCTCAAATAGTCGTCCATGCCCGCGGCAATGCATTGTTCCCGGTCTCCCTGCATGGCATTGGCGGTCATGGCAATAATGTAGGGCTGCAGCTCTGGGCTGAAGCCCTTTCGGATATGGCCGGTAGCCTCCAGGCCATCCATTTCCGGCATCTGTACATCCATCAACACCACGTCGTAGTGCTGCCGTTTAAGGGAGGCAATGGCCTCTTTTCCGTTGCTTGTGATTTCCGGCAAATACCCCATACGCTCCAATATCGCGTGGATCAGTTTCTGGTTGATTACGTTATCCTCGGCCACCAGAATGCGGAGGGGGTATTGCCTGCCCATTTCCGCATCATAGTCTACTTTTTTCTCAATATCATATTCCTTCTGGTACGTCTTCGGCACAGAGGGCGCCAGCGCCTCCATGATCGTATTGTAAAGCTGGGAAGGTTTTACGGGTTTTGAAAGCTGCGCAGAAAAATGCTTGGCGCGCGCATCCCGAAAAGCGGTGCCAATAGATGACAGCATAATCAGCGGCAGGGATTGCGCGTCGCGGTATTTTCTGATCTCCTCGGCAAGCGCAAGCCCGTCTTTTTCGGGCATCTGCATATCCAGAATGGCAAGGTCAAACGGCTCATTGCGGCCGATTATGGCCAGAGCCTCGGTTGCCGAGGTGGCCTCCTGCGGCTGCATGCCCCAGGCCTTGGTTTGCAAGGCAATGATTTTCCTATTGGTGGGATTGTCGTCAATGATTAAAAGCCGCCGGCCCTGCAGATCTGGTTGCTCCTCGCTCAGGTACGCCTGCTTTTTTTCGGTCTTTGCCTTTTCTGCCTGCAGGGTAAAATAGAACGTAGATCCCTTGCCCAGTTCGCTTTCGGCCCATATTTTTCCGCCCATCATTTCGCACAGGCGCCGGCTGATGGCAAGCCCCAGGCCGGTGCCGCCATACTTGCGCGCCATGGAGGAGTCCACCTGGCTGAACGATTTGAAAAGGCGGTCCATGCGGTCGGCCGGGATACCGACCCCGGAATCTTTCACCAAAAATTCTATTTCGTACCACTGGCCCGAGCGGACCGATTCCGGTAAGTTTTCGCAATGGTTGCTGGCATATGAGGGTTTCTCTTCCAGCATGCGTGCTTTTGCCATGACCGCGATTTCTCCTTTTTCCGTGAACTTGATGGCGTTGCTCATCAGATTGGTGAGCACCTGGCTCACGCGCGTGGAATCGCCGATCAGTATACCGGGAACCCCAGGATCGATAAGATATACCATTTCAAGGTGCTTTTCCGTTGCCCGGTGGCCCAGAAGCCCTAAGGTGGATTCCACGCATCCGCGCAGGTCATAGGGCTGGCATTCCAGGTCAAGCTTTCCCGCTTCTATTTTGGAAAAATCAAGGATGTCGTTGATGATCGTCAGGAGGGCTTCGCCGCTGTCGCGGATAGTCTGGGCAAAATCCAGTTGCTGGGGCGTGAGCGTGCTGTCCAGTAGCAGCCCGGTCATCCCGATGATGGCGTTCATAGGTGTACGGATTTCGTGGCTCATGGTTGCCAGGAAGATGCTCTTTGCCTGGTTGGCCGCATCGGCAACCTCTTTGGCCTCCTTGAGCTGCGCCTCGGTCTGCCGGAAATCGGTGATATCACGCAGGCATTCAATGGCCCCCACCACCGTGCCCTGCGAATTATACAGGGCCGTTGCAAATCCCAGCAGGTGCCGTGCGCCTCCGGGAAGGGCAGGGCAAACAGCTTCTGCGGTGATCACTCCATGGCTCTGCTCGATATGCATGTACTTTGTTTTCAGCTCTTCGGGCGACGCAAACACCAGGTCTATTAAAATTTTCCGCCTCTCGCCGTAAAAGGGAATGGCGTATTCTTGGTTGCCTTTACCCAGCATGTCCTTTGCCTTGACCCCGGTTATCTGCTCGGCGGCATGGTTCCATGCAGTCACGATGCCCTCGGTATTGATGACCACTGTGGCGATGGGCAGAAAATCTATCACGTAGGCAAGCCGCTGCTCGGATTCTTTTACTGCCTGCTCAGATTTTTTCTGCTGCGTCACGTTTTCCAGGGTCCCTTCCAGGTATTTCGGTTTTCCCTCGGCGTCGCGCGCAAGGTACGCACCCAGGGACACAACAATAACCTCGCCATCTGGCAGGCGAAAGCATGTATGAAACGCCGAAACAGGACCTTGCTGGACAAGGGAAAGCAGGCGCTCGCGCTCCTTGTAGTCGGTATACAGGTTTATCAGGCCGTACCGGTTAATCCCTTCTACGTTTTTAAAATGCAGCGCGGCTAGCAGCGCGGGATTGGCCTCAAGCACTTTCCCGTCCGGGGTAGTGCGGAAGATCCCCACGGGCGCGTTCTCGACCATCTGCCGGAAATTCTGCTCCGAAAGACGCATCTTTTCGTTGGTGGCCTCCAGCAGGCATTTACGCTTGAAGTCGCGTCTTTCCTTCTGGAACACCGCAAGCGAGACTACATAGGCAAACACAACCATTGCTGTGTTGTTGAACAGCATGGGGACATCGACGCGGAAACGGGTCATCAGCAAAAGGGTGACCACCGGCACGCAGAACGATCCTGTAAAAAGCACCAGGCTCTGCCACGGGTACAGGCACAGCGCCGTGGCGCAGACAAGGAGCGCAATCATGTAGGGGGAAATATTGGAGCTCATGGCCTGGCGGAACACGGAAATCAGCCCGAAGATTGACAGCAACGCAAAGACAACGCCAAAGCTTGCAATGGCATGCCATGGCCGCAGGTCTGCCGGCAGTGCCGGCCGCTTTACGGCAAGAAGAAATACAAGCGAAACAACAATGTTGGCGGAAAGAGCCATCAAAATTCCTTTCTGGCTCAATACGCCCGCGCCGTATTTCATAAGGCCGAACATGCTAAGCACCAGTGCCAGCGATTCAACAATAGCAACCAGCAAACAAAGCATCCGTATGCGGGCAAGGTTCATGTGGGCAACATCCCGGGAAAATTCCTTCTGCTCAACGGAATTTAGGCTTCGCAGCGGTTCGGCGTCTTTTACCTCGCCCAGCAGGGATAAAATGAGTTTGCGGATGTTCTGTTTCATGGTATTACTCCGGGTTCTGGTTCAGGGGGCATGGTGCCCTGTTTCGAATTTTTTGTATATGCCGGCGGGGGTCTGTTTCTGCCAGAGCTGCGCATAGGTTCCGCCGTTGCGTAGCAGTTCTGTATGCGGACCCTGCTCCACCAGGTGGCCTTCGTTAAAAACGAATACTGAACGAACGCGGGGGGCAGCCTCCAGACGGTGCGTGACCGAAATTACAGTCCTGTCCCTGCCGAGTTGTTCGAGCAGACGGTCTATTTGGGAGGTGGTGGTGGTATCCTGGGCAGAGGTTACGTCGTCAAGCAGCAAAATGGCCGGGTCGGGTAGA
The DNA window shown above is from Thermodesulfobacteriota bacterium and carries:
- a CDS encoding response regulator, which produces MKQNIRKLILSLLGEVKDAEPLRSLNSVEQKEFSRDVAHMNLARIRMLCLLVAIVESLALVLSMFGLMKYGAGVLSQKGILMALSANIVVSLVFLLAVKRPALPADLRPWHAIASFGVVFALLSIFGLISVFRQAMSSNISPYMIALLVCATALCLYPWQSLVLFTGSFCVPVVTLLLMTRFRVDVPMLFNNTAMVVFAYVVSLAVFQKERRDFKRKCLLEATNEKMRLSEQNFRQMVENAPVGIFRTTPDGKVLEANPALLAALHFKNVEGINRYGLINLYTDYKERERLLSLVQQGPVSAFHTCFRLPDGEVIVVSLGAYLARDAEGKPKYLEGTLENVTQQKKSEQAVKESEQRLAYVIDFLPIATVVINTEGIVTAWNHAAEQITGVKAKDMLGKGNQEYAIPFYGERRKILIDLVFASPEELKTKYMHIEQSHGVITAEAVCPALPGGARHLLGFATALYNSQGTVVGAIECLRDITDFRQTEAQLKEAKEVADAANQAKSIFLATMSHEIRTPMNAIIGMTGLLLDSTLTPQQLDFAQTIRDSGEALLTIINDILDFSKIEAGKLDLECQPYDLRGCVESTLGLLGHRATEKHLEMVYLIDPGVPGILIGDSTRVSQVLTNLMSNAIKFTEKGEIAVMAKARMLEEKPSYASNHCENLPESVRSGQWYEIEFLVKDSGVGIPADRMDRLFKSFSQVDSSMARKYGGTGLGLAISRRLCEMMGGKIWAESELGKGSTFYFTLQAEKAKTEKKQAYLSEEQPDLQGRRLLIIDDNPTNRKIIALQTKAWGMQPQEATSATEALAIIGRNEPFDLAILDMQMPEKDGLALAEEIRKYRDAQSLPLIMLSSIGTAFRDARAKHFSAQLSKPVKPSQLYNTIMEALAPSVPKTYQKEYDIEKKVDYDAEMGRQYPLRILVAEDNVINQKLIHAILERMGYLPEITSNGKEAIASLKRQHYDVVLMDVQMPEMDGLEATGHIRKGFSPELQPYIIAMTANAMQGDREQCIAAGMDDYLSKPVRPNELVTALKKVKPKAINHPAGNQPEKERCSAVPVFDPGEFGRLKSSLGDQALALIPRLVDQFAKDGPGHIARARAALVANKMADLRREAHTLKSNALNFGLAALAEACKTLEYQARENKAEGASTLIDAMEMEFKKAAAELEKARAEL